GTTCGACGAAATGAACAGGCTCACCCTGGTGCGAGCGCGAACGAGTGGGGAGCCGGGGGCGAGTTAGGGCCGGCGGAGTTCCCGGGAGGAACGTCATGATACGTCCAGGTAAGCTGAGTGGCCGTCGTCAGAGTGAAGTCAAGCCGGAGGGGCATGAGGCCGTGTGGGCCGTGGTGCTCGCCGGAGGAGAAGGCGTCAGGTTGCGGCCGCTCGCCCGTCGCGTCTGCGGCGACGAACGACCCAAGCAGTTTTGTCCTCTGTTCGGATCGCGAACACTGGTGCGCGAGACCCTGGACCGAGTTGGACGGCTCATCCCGCCGGAGCGCACGGTCGTGGTGGGCATGCAGAGTCATGCTCGATACCAGGCGGGCGAATTCGGCGGGCAACCGGGTTCAGCGGGTCCCTACGTGCTCAACCAGCCGGACAATCGAGGAACCGGCGCTGCCGTGCTCCTCGCGGCCCTGTGGATCGAGGCGCGCGAGCCACAGGCAACGGTGGTGTTCTTTCCGTCGGATCACTTCATCGGAGAGGAACAGGTCTTTGTGACGCATGTGTCGGAGATGGTCGACCTCGTGAAGCGACAGCCGGAGTGGACGGTGCTGCTTGGCGTGCCAGCGAGCGGGCCAGAAACGGAGTATGGCTGGATCGAGCCGG
The nucleotide sequence above comes from Candidatus Methylomirabilota bacterium. Encoded proteins:
- a CDS encoding sugar phosphate nucleotidyltransferase yields the protein MWAVVLAGGEGVRLRPLARRVCGDERPKQFCPLFGSRTLVRETLDRVGRLIPPERTVVVGMQSHARYQAGEFGGQPGSAGPYVLNQPDNRGTGAAVLLAALWIEAREPQATVVFFPSDHFIGEEQVFVTHVSEMVDLVKRQPEWTVLLGVPASGPETEYGWIEPGQRVGWTGPSAVYGIRRFQEKPSKEVAEALFAGGCLWNTFVFAARLAAVLAAGRECVPSLYERLVRVSAFWGSEHERWALHHAYSLAPTVNFSEAILEACSLPLAVLEARGLTWCDLGSPERVVKTLAGVGVSAPWVGASTALA